Genomic segment of Vibrio natriegens NBRC 15636 = ATCC 14048 = DSM 759:
CCTAGCTCTTGGTCATTCCACTTAACAGAAACTTCTGCTGTTGGATTATAGTAGTCTGTGCACTTATACACGAATTCAGCTTCTTCAGTTGTGACGTAGAATCCATGAGCAAAGCCTTCGGGTACCCATAGCTGACGTTTGTTTTCTGCAGAAAGCAAAACGCCAACCCATTGGCCAAATGTGGGAGAGTCTGCGCGCATATCTACCGCGACATCGTATACTTCACCCTTTGTAACTCGTACCAGTTTGCCTTGAGTATTCTTTGTCTGGTAGTGGAGACCACGTAAAATACCATGACTCGATTTGCTGTGATTTTCTTGAACGAATGTTCGCTCACCGCAATGCTCGTTGAAAAGAGAGGTTCTAAAGGTTTCCATAAAGAAACCACGCTCGTCGCCAAATACTTGAGGCTCAATAATTTTCACATCCGGAATAGACGTTTCAATAAATTTCATAATCAACCATTGTTATTCTTTAGATAAGTGATGGAGCCGTATGGTTTAATCTTATTTCCCATCACGATGAATAGAGAAAAATTAAAACACTTTATTCTCTAGCAAATCGAGTAGGTATTTACCATAGCCAGATTTGACCAAAGGTTGAGCGATGTCTCTCAATTTAGCTTCGTCGATATACCCCATGCGGTATGCAATTTCTTCTGGGCAACTGATTTTTA
This window contains:
- the rfbC gene encoding dTDP-4-dehydrorhamnose 3,5-epimerase gives rise to the protein MKFIETSIPDVKIIEPQVFGDERGFFMETFRTSLFNEHCGERTFVQENHSKSSHGILRGLHYQTKNTQGKLVRVTKGEVYDVAVDMRADSPTFGQWVGVLLSAENKRQLWVPEGFAHGFYVTTEEAEFVYKCTDYYNPTAEVSVKWNDQELGIDWPLVNDVAPKLSAKDESGLNFKDAPAF